In Pleurodeles waltl isolate 20211129_DDA chromosome 5, aPleWal1.hap1.20221129, whole genome shotgun sequence, one genomic interval encodes:
- the ID2 gene encoding DNA-binding protein inhibitor ID-2, giving the protein MKAFSPMRSVRRNSLSEHSLGVLARAKPPSPLEDPLSLLYNMNDCYSKLRELVPSIPQNRKVSKMEILQHVIDYILDLQLALDSHPGMAAAGSGHIQQRSPSASRSPLSALNTDISILSLQASDFPSELLTNDSKPLYP; this is encoded by the exons ATGAAAGCCTTCAGTCCGATGCGCTCCGTGCGGCGGAACAGCCTGTCGGAGCACAGCCTCGGGGTACTGGCCCGAGCCAAGCCGCCCTCGCCGCTGGAGGACCCCCTCAGCCTGCTCTACAACATGAACGACTGCTACTCCAAGCTGCGGGAACTGGTCCCCAGCATCCCGCAGAACCGAAAGGTCAGCAAGATGGAGATCCTCCAGCACGTTATCGACTACATCCTGGACCTCCAGCTGGCGCTCGACTCGCACCCGGGCATGGCGGCAGCTGGCAGTGGCCACATTCAGCAGAGGTCGCCTTCCGCCTCCAGGAGCCCGCTTAGTGCACTCAACACGGACATCAGCATCCTCTCTCTGCAG GCTTCTGATTTCCCCTCTGAGCTATTGACGAATGACAGCAAGCCACTGTACCCCTGA